The following coding sequences lie in one Xyrauchen texanus isolate HMW12.3.18 chromosome 25, RBS_HiC_50CHRs, whole genome shotgun sequence genomic window:
- the exosc10 gene encoding exosome component 10, with translation MAASSSSAASTKHSENPPSAEETEFCPGFKDVDAFVKHGLGAVVAATKASASLPTAGDEFDLYRSFSAFQEFCVSQGDRLLHGMSQIMQHHGCRSHMRDRNNLTGLEDRFDLVVDSNDAILEKVGILLDEASGVSRTQQPVMPAGYQPPKIVVSSWNRRGGDRSTETFHLLHAKNVQRPQLKFKEKVDNSNTPFVSKIFIKPNALKSLPSYFTNKHVRKERPEDLDVPAALADFIHQQRTQEHVDDMFSHPYQYELDHLVMPESLKTKPDPQMYKPLADTSCQFIDTLEDLVALNEKLAQMTEFAVDLEHHSYRSFLGITCLMQISTREEDFIVDTLQLRSEMYILNETFTDPTIMKLFHGADSDIEWLQKDFGLYVVNMFDTHHAARCLNLGRNSLDHLLKVYCNVNSDKRYQLADWRIRPLPDEMIKYARADTHYLLYIFDRVRADLYDSGNGLPTLIQQVWSKSRDLCLKKFVKPIFTEDSYMELYRKQKRIFNTQQLAAFRLLYAWRDKLGRAEDESTGYILPNHMMMKIAEELPKEPQGIIACCNPTPPLVRQQINELHQLIKQAREIPLLKVEVLAEKKKSLTPKRKPQSSLFGPHDTSHSSESDILDLSSIETPTKPGVLFAEEDNVSMDEDEKLLYSLQATTKISLFAEEDEEATAAPAHLTVAQQKAHSIMASFENPFRMYLPSKDIHISKNAKYDPSSKIYEIRNRWKLQSIEQQQKEAEVKQQAKEQAKKAQKERKKVKQSYQESLQNVNTVRQQVMEAKQSGQKRERVASEVGEESLKPNMKVLKTATSEAEQSTTSAPRKQKPKAAQDVPKQNFKPYDYTQSNFKMFDGKSKESSHFDPNRQSHETRQKKNQKGKKKGAMGAKSMSYLPAKSERGFCHNWPKR, from the exons ATGGCTGCCTCCTCGAGCAGTGCTGCAAGTACTAAACACAGTGAAAACCCTCCATCGGCTGAAGAAACTGAGTTTTGTCCGGGTTTTAAGGATGTCGACGCATTTGTCAAG CATGGACTGGGAGCTGTGGTCGCTGCCACGAAGGCGAGTGCGTCTCTTCCTACAGCAGGAGATGAGTTTGATCTGTACCGCAGCTTCTCTGCGTTTCAAGAGTTCTGTGTGTCACAGGGAGATCGACTTCTACACGG TATGAGCCAGATAATGCAACACCATGGCTGTAGATCTCACATGAGAGACCGGAACAATCTGACAGGCCTGGAGGACAGATTTGACCTGGTGGTGGACTCAAATGATGCCATCCTTGAGAAAGTG GGCATTCTCCTGGACGAGGCCTCTGGTGTGAGTCGCACCCAGCAGCCTGTGATGCCCGCAGGCTATCAGCCACCCAAGATTGTTGTGTCCAGTTGGAATCGAAGG GGAGGAGACCGGAGCACAGAAACCTTTCACCTTCTACATGCCAAAAATGTTCAACGGCCGCAGCTAAAGTTCAAGGAGAAGGTGGATAACAGCAACACCCCCTTTGTCTCTAAAATCTTCATCAAACCCAACGCTTTAAAATCTCTGCCTTCAT ACTTTACCAACAAACATGTTCGTAAGGAGAGACCAGAGGATTTGGATGTTCCTGCTGCTCTGGCAGATTTCATCCATCAGCAGAGAACACAAGAACATGTGGATGACAT GTTTTCTCACCCCTACCAATATGAGCTGGACCATCTGGTCATGCCAGAGAGTCTGAAAACCAAACCTGATCCTCAG ATGTATAAACCACTTGCTGACACAAGTTGTCAGTTCATTGACACTTTAGAAGATCTCGTTGCTCTGAATGAGAAATTGGCCCAGATGACAGAGTTTGCGGTGGATCTTGAG CATCATTCCTACAGAAGCTTTCTAGGAATCACTTGTCTGATGCAGATATCAACACGGGAAGAAGATTTCATTGTAGACACGCTGCAGCTGCGCagtgaaatgtacattttaaacgaGACGTTCACTGACCCCACCATTATGAAG TTGTTTCATGGTGCTGATTCAGACATTGAGTGGCTTCAGAAGGACTTTGGTCTCTATGTTGTCAACATGTTTGATACCCATCACGCTGCTCGTTGTCTAAACCTCGGCCGAAACTCTCTTGACCATCTTCTGAAAGTATACTGCAATGTGAACTCAGATAAACGCTACCAGCTGGCAGACTGGAGAATACG ACCATTGCCAGATGAGATGATCAAGTACGCTCGTGCTGACACTCACTATCTGCTCTATATATTTGACCGAGTCAGAGCTGACCTTTATGATTCAGGCAACGGGCTGCCCACCCTCATTCAGCAAGTGTGGTCTAAAAGCAGAGACCTCTGCCTCAAG AAATTTGTGAAGCCTATTTTTACGGAGGACTCGTATATGGAGCTGTACCGTAAGCAGAAGAGGATCTTCAACACGCAGCAGCTGGCAGCCTTCAGACTGCTCTATGCCTGGAGAGATAAACTCGGCCGAGCAGAAGATGAGAGTACAGG GTACATCTTACCAAACCACATGATGATGAAGATCGCAGAGGAGCTTCCAAA GGAGCCACAGGGTATCATCGCATGCTGTAATCCCACACCACCACTAGTGCGTCAACAGATCAATGAACTTCATCAACTCATCAAACAGGCTCGAGAGATTCCCCTACTGAAA GTAGAAGTTCTTgctgaaaaaaagaaatcattAACCCCAAAAAGAAAG CCACAGTCTTCATTATTTGGACCGCATGATACATCCCACTCATCTGAGAGTGACATCCTGGACCTCTCTTCCATTG AAACCCCAACCAAACCAGGAGTTTTGTTTGCGGAGGAGGACAACGTAAGCATGGACGAAGATGAGAAATTGTTGTATAGCCTCCAAGCAACAACAAAAATCAGCCTCTTTGCG gaggaggatgaggaggcAACAGCAGCTCCCGCTCATCTGACAGTGGCACAACAGAAAGCACACAGTATCATGGCATCATTTGAGAACCCTTTTCGAATG TATTTACCTTCAAAGGACATTCACATATCAAAGAATGCCAAATATGACCCCTCGTCAAAGATCTACGAG ATTCGGAACCGGTggaaattacagagtattgagcaGCAGCAGAAGGAAGCTGAAGTGAAACAGCAAGCCAAAGAACAGGCAAAGAAAGCTCAAA AGGAACGCAAGAAAGTCAAACAGAGCTATCAGGAGTCGCTGCAGAATGTGAACACTGTCAGACAGCAAGTGATG GAAGCAAAGCAGTCTGGGCAGAAGAGGGAGAGAGTTGCTAGTGAAGTTGGTGAAGAGAGCCTTAAACCAAACATGAAAGTCTTGAAGACTGCGACATCGGAGGCTGAGCAGTCGACCACATCTGCTCCGAGAAAACAGAAACCGAAAGCTGCTCAAGATGTTCCCAAACAAAACTTTAAACCTTATGACTACACCCAgtcaaatttcaaaatgtttgatg GTAAATCAAAAGAGAGTTCACATTTTGATCCCAACAGACAATCGCATGAAACCAGGCAAAAG AaaaatcaaaaaggaaaaaagaaaggtgCTATGGGTGCCAAAAGCATGTCTTACTTGCCAGCAAAGTCAGAGAG AGGGTTTTGCCATAACTGGCCCAAGAGATAG